In Dendropsophus ebraccatus isolate aDenEbr1 chromosome 14, aDenEbr1.pat, whole genome shotgun sequence, the following proteins share a genomic window:
- the LOC138771828 gene encoding protein kinase C delta type-like, producing the protein MEDEEIVVRRKRKMTGGRILDSSDDEKTSLKSQGRKRRRETLASEKKPRCTLDSSDDEMKTSVKGRRRKKSSEKSNDGEAKQMKKEVMAGKRKAKKRHIVDSAVEKKKPPINIHMEEDMAGRRRAKKRNILDSAVKEKKPPIKIWKKEEEKKEDQAASGGPSSVQPTGNDISNTILQRLRFHHVLGEGNYGMVMLAQDTVTSQQFAVKIIKKRVLLDDIEEADVMVERRVLQLASGSPFLVHADFAFQTKLFVLFGLEYMSCGDFDQLLRSEGPLKISSARFYAAELVCGIQYLHSRGVIHRDLKPENILVAETGHIKITDFGLALENIFADQKATQYAGTAGYMAPEMLARKGYGAGADWYSFGVIMKKMITGGRDYHPTPIDDTSSGAEDFITQLLQQDPAQRLGANRNTREHQFFQPIDWVKVEALEMTPPRIPSKPSKPQQKTEKFHLKTMEVKEARTCRLTSEEQAVFRGFSFVTSKTFGQL; encoded by the exons ATGGAGGACGAGGAGATTGttgtgaggaggaagaggaagatgacAGGAGGGCGCATCTTGGACTCATCGGACGATGAGAAGACTTCGTTGAAGAGccaagggaggaagaggagacgggAAACCTTGGCCTCTGAGAAGAAACCAAGATGCACTCTGGACTCATCGGACGATGAGATGAAGACTTCAGTGAAGGGCcgaaggaggaagaagagctcTGAGAAGTCCAACGATGGAGAGGCCAAACAGATGAAGAAAGAAGTCATGGCTGGCAAGAGGAAGGCCAAGAAGAGACACATTGTGGATTCTGCAGTGGAAAagaagaagccaccaatcaaCATCCACATGGAAGAAGATAtggcggggaggaggagagccAAGAAGAGGAacatcctggattctgcagtgaaagagaagaagccaccaatcaagatctggaaaaaagaagaagaaaagaaagaagaccaggCAGCCTCAG GAGGACCCAGCAGTGTCCAACCAACTGGAAATGACATCTCTAACACCATCCTACAGAGATTACGATTCCATCATGTGCTCGGCGAGGGAAACTACGGAATGGTCATGTTGGCACAAGACACCGTCACCAGCCAACAGTTCGCTGTCAAGATCATCAAGAAGCGAGTCCTGCTAGACGACATCGAGGAGGCGGATGTGATGGTGGAGCGCCGAGTCTTACAGCTGGCATCTGGGAGCCCCTTCCTAGTCCACGCAGACTTTGCATTCCAGACCAAGTTGTTTGTTCTATTTGGGCTGGAATACATGAGCTGCGGGGACTTTGACCAACTTTTGCGTTCGGAGGGGCCGCTGAAGATCTCCAGTGCAAGATTCTACGCCGCTGAGCTCGTGTGTGGCATCCAATATCTCCACTCAAGAGGCGTCATCCACCGAGACCTCAAGCCCGAGAACATCCTGGTGGCTGAAACAGGGCACATCAAGATCACAGATTTCGGTCTCGCTCTGGAAAACATCTTCGCAGACCAAAAAGCCACCCAATACGCTGGGACCGCAGGCTACATGGCTCCCGAG ATGCTGGCAAGGAAAGGATATGGCGCCGGAGCAGACTGGTATTCATTTGGTGTCATCATGAAGAAAATGATTACCGGAGGGCGTGACTACCATCCAACCCCCATCGATGACACCAGCTCCGGCGCCGAAGACTTCATCACACAG CTCCTCCAGCAAGATCCTGCACAGCGCTTGGGAGCCAACCGAAACACCAGAGAACATCAATTTTTCCAGCCTATTGATTGGGTCAAGGTGGAAGCCCTCGAGATGACCCCACCACGCATCCCATCGAAACCATCTAAGCCTCAGCAGAAGACCGAAAAGTTCCATCTGAAGACCATGGAGGTAAAAGAGGCCAGAACGTGTCGTCTGACATCGGAGGAACAGGCCGTATTCCGGGGGTTTTCGTTTGTCACCTCGAAGACCTTTGGCCAGCTCTAA